One genomic segment of Bremerella alba includes these proteins:
- a CDS encoding cytochrome c, with translation MRIVVCLLLLSCGSTVLGQDPSKLPHGEHLPGVDNVLKVTPNVVSGSQPHGEEGFKTLKELGVNVIVSVDGATPDVEKARKYGMRYVHVPIGYDGISDDAQATLKRVMNDFQQDKIFFHCHHGKHRGPAAAAVACYESGDLSQNRALDFMRSAGTSSDYGGLWKEITEFKPVPFTTQLPMLVEVAEVESIAAAMAKIDRIYDHLVLCEKAQWKAPSEHADLDPAQQVLLMQEGLHETGRLLQEDEYDAKFRKMLVESETLSKKLKQQIEAGQKSEATKTLKAVKAACSACHHDYRN, from the coding sequence ATGCGCATCGTTGTCTGCTTGCTGCTTCTTTCGTGCGGATCGACCGTGCTAGGCCAAGATCCTTCCAAGCTGCCTCATGGTGAACACCTGCCGGGTGTTGATAACGTGTTGAAGGTGACTCCTAACGTCGTTAGCGGCAGCCAGCCGCATGGCGAAGAGGGCTTTAAGACGCTGAAGGAATTAGGCGTCAATGTGATTGTCTCGGTGGATGGAGCCACGCCGGATGTCGAAAAGGCGCGCAAGTATGGCATGCGTTATGTCCATGTTCCGATTGGCTACGATGGGATCTCGGACGACGCCCAGGCCACGCTCAAACGCGTCATGAACGATTTCCAGCAAGATAAGATCTTCTTCCATTGCCACCACGGCAAGCATCGAGGTCCGGCTGCCGCAGCCGTCGCTTGTTATGAGTCAGGCGACCTATCGCAGAATCGGGCACTCGACTTCATGCGCAGTGCCGGAACTAGTTCCGACTATGGCGGACTGTGGAAAGAGATCACCGAATTTAAGCCAGTACCGTTTACCACCCAACTTCCAATGCTCGTTGAAGTTGCCGAGGTGGAATCGATTGCCGCAGCGATGGCCAAGATCGATCGAATCTACGATCATCTTGTTCTGTGCGAAAAAGCCCAGTGGAAAGCACCCTCAGAACATGCCGACCTCGACCCAGCCCAGCAGGTTTTGCTGATGCAGGAAGGTCTGCACGAAACGGGCCGGTTGCTTCAAGAGGATGAGTACGACGCCAAGTTCCGCAAGATGCTGGTCGAAAGCGAAACGCTCAGCAAAAAACTGAAGCAGCAAATTGAAGCGGGCCAGAAGTCGGAAGCGACCAAGACGCTGAAGGCCGTCAAGGCTGCATGCTCGGCATGTCATCACGACTATCGAAACTGA
- a CDS encoding radical SAM protein, protein MYFRLAKRALLETDKRLVAKFLWLMGYKGLRSVQKHKARLKRGEFFPPFLYISVINSCNLRCQGCWVDVSAKQSKLDLDAMDRMLGEAKAMGNSFFGILGGEPFMHADILEIFRRHQDAYFQVFTNGHFITDEVAKELRQLGNVTPLISIEGTEIISDVRRGRGGVYSKSMEGIQNCVDNKLLTGVCTSLCQSNFDDLLREEWIDRLIEMGVFYCWYHGYRVVGPVPNPDLALTPEQQLAVRKFVVEMRVKKPIAIIDAYHDADGNALCPAATGFTHHISPYGDIEPCPVIQFAKESIHDERPLRQVFNESEYLRDFRELAAKNTRGCIILERPDLLGDFAREHEAKDTTVRHEAYQELDVLKSNPSQYNPGNEIPEKSWVYWLLKKYAFHDYGAYKKHFNVENWQPTIHQDGTTSAGVSGPGNAVPDNLVQLDIDSSTKA, encoded by the coding sequence ATGTATTTCCGCCTGGCGAAACGCGCTCTTCTGGAAACGGACAAACGTCTCGTTGCCAAATTTCTGTGGCTAATGGGCTATAAGGGACTGCGCAGCGTTCAGAAGCACAAAGCTCGTCTCAAACGGGGCGAGTTCTTTCCACCGTTTCTGTACATCTCGGTCATTAACAGTTGCAACCTACGTTGTCAGGGGTGTTGGGTCGATGTTTCCGCGAAGCAGTCCAAGCTCGATCTCGATGCAATGGATCGAATGCTGGGCGAAGCCAAGGCGATGGGGAACTCGTTCTTCGGTATCCTCGGCGGCGAACCGTTCATGCACGCTGATATTCTGGAGATCTTCCGCCGACATCAGGATGCTTACTTTCAGGTCTTCACTAACGGACACTTCATCACCGATGAAGTCGCCAAAGAACTTCGCCAGCTAGGCAACGTCACTCCGCTGATCAGTATCGAAGGGACCGAGATCATTAGCGATGTCCGTCGCGGTCGTGGCGGCGTGTACAGCAAGTCGATGGAGGGGATTCAGAATTGTGTCGACAATAAGCTACTGACCGGTGTGTGCACTAGTTTGTGTCAGTCAAACTTCGACGATCTCTTGCGAGAAGAGTGGATCGACCGGCTGATCGAGATGGGGGTCTTCTATTGCTGGTATCACGGCTATCGCGTGGTGGGCCCGGTCCCCAATCCTGATCTTGCGTTAACTCCAGAGCAGCAATTGGCGGTACGCAAGTTTGTCGTCGAGATGCGTGTGAAGAAGCCGATCGCCATCATCGACGCCTACCACGATGCCGACGGTAACGCGCTCTGTCCGGCAGCGACCGGGTTCACGCATCACATCAGTCCTTATGGCGATATCGAGCCATGCCCGGTGATTCAATTTGCAAAGGAATCGATTCACGACGAGCGCCCCCTGCGTCAGGTGTTCAACGAGTCGGAGTATCTACGCGACTTCCGTGAACTGGCCGCCAAGAATACCCGAGGCTGTATCATCTTGGAACGTCCCGACCTATTAGGTGACTTTGCCCGCGAACACGAAGCGAAAGATACCACGGTTCGACATGAAGCTTATCAAGAGCTGGATGTGCTCAAGTCGAATCCATCGCAATACAACCCGGGGAACGAAATTCCCGAGAAGAGTTGGGTCTATTGGCTGTTGAAGAAGTATGCGTTCCATGACTACGGAGCCTACAAAAAGCACTTTAACGTCGAAAACTGGCAGCCGACAATCCATCAGGACGGGACGACCTCGGCTGGGGTGTCTGGTCCTGGCAACGCCGTTCCTGATAACTTGGTGCAGTTGGATATCGATTCTTCGACGAAGGCCTGA